From Montipora foliosa isolate CH-2021 chromosome 6, ASM3666993v2, whole genome shotgun sequence, a single genomic window includes:
- the LOC138007405 gene encoding con-Ins K1-like — MRQSCLWSTVAILAVLLCLGFTKGDIYKPHEVGHRRVPRKFCGEQLLPLYQNVCFEHNRKRRSMLLDEEEAMSFLQHQTQRHRRQARSTDVTSIVEECCNEGCAQEEVLEYCPR; from the exons ATGAGACAGTCTTGTTTGTGGAGCACTGTTGCAATCCTCGCTGTTCTGTTGTGCCTTGGATTTACGAAAG GAGATATATACAAGCCCCACGAAGTAGGGCACAGACGGGTGCCGCGAAAGTTCTGTGGGGAACAGCTGCTGCCTTTATATCAAAACGTGTGTTTTGAACACAATAGAAAACGCA GATCAATGCTACTAGATGAAGAAGAAGCCATGAGTTTTCTCCAACATCAAACACAGCGCCATCGAAGGCAAGCGCGGTCAACAGATGTTACCAGTATTGTTGAAGAATGTTGTAACGAAGGCTGCGCTCAGGAAGAGGTGCTTGAGTACTGCCCACGTTAG